GATCAGTTATTAGCTCCTATGGAAGCAGATAATTCGGAGCACGTGTGAACGGATTTGTTTGGTTTTCACACCATAGACTATGGGATTGAACATGGGAGGAACAAGGATGTAGAGATTGGCCACAATTACCTGAACATATAGAGGAATGATGTGTCCAAATCTATTTGTTAAATAAGTAAAGAGACCCAGCATGCAAAACATTAGGATGACACAAACATGGGAACTACAGGTGCTGAAGGCTTTGAGGCATGCTGCCCTGGATGGAAACCTGAAGACCACCCTCAGAATCATGATATAAGACAAGGCAATAAAAGTCACATCAAATCCCCCAACCAAAACAGAGACAGTCACTGCATACACAGTGTTGATTAGGGTATCTGCACAGGCAAGTTTTGACACATTTCCAAGCCCACAGTAGGAAAATGAGATGACCTTATTGGAGCAGAATGGAAGCCTGATCAGAAGAAAACAATCTGCTATTGTTAAGACCATGCCTCTAATCAATATCACTAATCCTATCCTTATTATCACTGGAGTAGACAGGATAACTGAATGTCTCAAGGGGTTGCAGATTGCCACATAGCGATCGAATGCCATGGCCAAGAAAACCCCCGACTCTATGAAGGAGAAACAATGGATAAAAAACAGCTGGATAAAGCAGGATTCAAAATAGATTTCTCTGGAATTGAACCAAAATATGGCCAACATTTTAGGTGATATAGAAGTAGATAAAACCAGATCAGTGGCAGCCAACATGGAAAGGAAGTAATACATGGGCTCATGAAGGCTCCTATCAGTTTTTATAACATACAGAATAATACAGTTTCCAATGCAAGCCGTGATGTACATCCCACAGAATGGGAGGGAGATCCAGATGTGTGCAGCTTCCAATCCTGGGATTCCAATGAGGATGAATGCTGACGGACGACTCTGCGTGGTATTGACAGACAACATGATGCCCAACTTTTTTCAAAACTAGGACACATAAATCCCCTGGAAATAAGAAAAGAGTGATACAGTTCAGAAATGACCTGGCTATGAGAAATACTGTGATTTGCACACCTGAGATACTGCAAAAGTCTAAAgttcacaattttttaaaatttaatcttTATAGCAAATAACAATCAAGGGAGCCATTTTCAACATTTCCACAGAGCTTGAAAGTCTATTGATACCTCCTACCTgtgggcagggctggtgcttctgttaggcaaactaggcagttgcctagagtaCCAAGATTTTTGGGGGCAGCAAATTCCCACCAGTGTAAGGGCTAGAGGGGTTCCTTACCACAGCCAATACTGTAAAAGAGGGGAGTGCAGTACTGGAGAAACTGCCATTGATAGATAAGTTGGGGGAGGAGGTGAACGACCAAAGGCTTCACCAAGGGCATTAAATATGCTTACACAGGGCCTGCTTGTGGGACTGAATGTTTATTTTCAGAGGGAGAGACCCCATGGAGGGTCCCTTTTGAAACGAGGGCTGCCAGAGGAATGCAGGTACTGCTGTACCACATTCCTTGCATCTACCTTGAAGCAGATGGAAAAtcactcttttgaaaattgcctttcacaAATATTTATATCAGTATAAACAGGAAATAGTAGGTCAATTTTAACTGTCATGGCTacagaatattatttatttaaaaaaattatattcagtGTCATTCAAAATTGTAAACGAGGCGGATCACAGAAAAGGCAAGaaaatgtaaattatttttataacTAAATAACCTCTAATTGTATGCAGGCAGATTTCCAGCAGTGGGGGGCAAGGGGGCTACCTGGTCATGTGCACAGAGTGCGATATATATGATTATCTGCCCGTTGGGGAGAGGTTGTGAGTTTGTGCCCGTGGAAAGGTCTCCTAACTCTCAAAGAAGAATTCTGACTCTGGAGGACAGAATGGCAGATCTGGAGTAGCTGAGGCAGACATAAAGGTAGCTGGAGGataccttcagagacatagtagagaGATCCAACCTCCAGTCTTGCAGCTCAAGAAGCAAGGTCATCGGAAGGAGATCATTACCTTGGAGTGGCAGGAAGTAATTCTGTAGTTAGGTCCTTTCCTCCAGGTGATAAAGTTATACTCAAGCACCACAAATCTGTTTCCAGGTTTGTGTGCCTGGCAGGAAGGGTTAGGTCTGCCATTAAGATTGGTCATTCAATCATTGGAAAAGCAgacagcagggtggctggtgggggGTGAGGATCACTTCAtgacttgcctgcctggtttAAACGTAGCGGACCTCATGTGTCAGAGTGTGAAGCAGGAATCAGCTGTTCTGCTATGTGTAGGTATCAATGAAATAGGGAAGTGCAAGAACgcggttctggaagtcaaatttagtaTCTTATGTAAGGGATTGACGGGTTCCCTGGCAGCCTCAGGGCTGACTCCTCTGGAGGACACAGAATGGAGAGCATTGACTGCTCTGCTAAGAAATCTTTAAACAGCATAGTTCTCCTAAGCAACAATTCATTCTCCATGGAAGATATATTAAGGAcatgcatgaaacagatttgtgatttagttttttattttgattcattTGGCTTAGTGATTCATTTTGTTTGGTTCAGGTCCCAACATTTCATTCAGATGGGAAGAGCCTTGCAAGATGCCAAATTATCTGGAGCAAAGTGTACGGTTTGTCTGTATTTTATACCAGTGTACCTTCcgagggggggggcaggtaaTTAATGAAAAAACATTGTTAAAAATAGCTTGGGTAGACACTGCTTTTTGGCCTTGAAAAGAGGAAAGATTATGTGGGCATCTCTCTTAAGGAGGGGctggttattagagatgtgaatcgtgtcctcgatcgtcttaacgatcgatttcggctgggagggggagggaatcgtattgttgccgtttgggggggtaaaatatcgtgaaaaatcgaaaaatcgtaaaatcgcaaaaccggcacattaaaaccccctaaaacccacccccgaccctttaaattaaatcccccacccccaatgacttaaataacctggggg
This sequence is a window from Rhinatrema bivittatum chromosome 5, aRhiBiv1.1, whole genome shotgun sequence. Protein-coding genes within it:
- the LOC115091473 gene encoding olfactory receptor 52R1-like, producing the protein MLSVNTTQSRPSAFILIGIPGLEAAHIWISLPFCGMYITACIGNCIILYVIKTDRSLHEPMYYFLSMLAATDLVLSTSISPKMLAIFWFNSREIYFESCFIQLFFIHCFSFIESGVFLAMAFDRYVAICNPLRHSVILSTPVIIRIGLVILIRGMVLTIADCFLLIRLPFCSNKVISFSYCGLGNVSKLACADTLINTVYAVTVSVLVGGFDVTFIALSYIMILRVVFRFPSRAACLKAFSTCSSHVCVILMFCMLGLFTYLTNRFGHIIPLYVQVIVANLYILVPPMFNPIVYGVKTKQIRSHVLRIICFHRS